ATTCTTTATTGGCTTCTACCAATGCATTTGCCATTTGCATGGCGTTCTGTACATGAACATTATCATCTCCTGTACCATGGATTAACAAGTAATCTCCCTTTAGCATTTCGGCAAAATTAACAGGAGAATTCTCATCATATCCGGAAGCATTTTCCTGCGGCGTTTGCATATATCTTTCCGTATATACTGTGTCATAATACCTCCAGTTGGTTACTGGTGCAACCGCAATGGCCATTTTGAATACATCGGCCCCTTTTGTTATTGCCAAAGAACTCATGAACCCTCCATAACTCCAGCCCCAGATACCAATTCGGTCTTCATCTATGTAAGCTCTTTTTCCCAGCTCTATAGCAGATTCAATCTGATCCTCTATTTCATACTTTCCTAATTCTTTGTAAGTAACTTTTTTGAAGTCTCTTCCTTTGAAACCTGTTCCACGACCATCAACGCAAACCACGATAAAATCTTTTTGAGTAAGCATCATATGCCAGTAGTCATGTCTCCAGGCATTGTTCCATCGGTTTGCAACACTTTGTGAACCCGGCCCGGAATACTGAAACATCAACAGCGGATATTTTTTATTGGGATCAAAATCAACCGGCTTGATCATCCACATGTTGAATTCTCCGTTTTTTGTTTTTAAGGTGCTGAATTCCTTTACCGGTAAATTGTATTCTGTCAATCGTTCAGCAAGATTCAGGTTATTTTTTATTTCCTTGATTTCATCTCCGGTCTTTGCATCAAAAAGCGTATAAGTCGTAGGGTTGGTTGCACTGGAATAGGTGTTGACAAAATAATTTAAACTGTTACTAAACGCAGCCGAATTTATCCCTATATACTTGTTTAGTTTCTTTTTTTTCTTGCCGTTAAGGTTGATGGAATAGATACTTCTGTTTATGGATCCCTCCTCTGTTGACTGATAGAATACCTTGTTGGATCTTTTATCAAATCCATAATAACTTGTGACTTCCCAGTTTCCTGAGGTAATCTGGTTCTTAAGCTCGCCCTTACTGTTATAGTGATAGAGATGGTTGAATCCGTCTCTTTCGCTTTCCCAAATAAAGCTGTTGTCCTCAAGAAACGAGAGCTTGTAATTTTCATCAACATATGCCTCATCCTTTTCGTTCAAAAGCAGTGATAGTTTTTTGCTCTGAGCGTCAAAGGAGATTAGATCCAGACTGTTCTGATGTCGGTTTAGGGTTGTGATAACAAGCTTGTCAGGGTCCTGGGTCCATTGAATCCGTGGAATATAGTAGTTCTCAAAACCATTCAGGTCAATTTTAGACAAGTTATCGGAATTTATATCGAAAAGATGAAGTTCCAGTTTTGAGTTTTTTTCTCCCGCTTTTGGGTATTTAAAGACTTGCTGAGAAGGATAAAGATCCTTGCCGTAAACATCCATGGAAAATTCAGGAACTTCAGTTTCATCGAATCTGATAAAGACGATCTTACTGGAATCAGAGTTCCATTCAAAAGCCCTGACGATCGAAAATTCTTCTTCATAAACCCAGTCAGTAACACCGTTGATTATTTTATTGATTTCCCCGTCAGTGGTTACCTGTTTGATTTTTTTAGTACTTAGGTCTTTAACATACAGATTATTCATATATACATAGGCCACATACTTTCCGTTGGGCGAAAAAGTTGGTTCCTGAATGTTTTGATCGGCGATCAGTTCCAGAGATTTGCTTTTCAGATCATACACGTAGTATTTTCCTTTTTCTGAACGTCGGTAAATCCTCTCAAGGTTAACCCCGATGATCAACTTTGATTCGTCATCGCTAAAAATATAGTCCTCAAAGTATTTAAGCCCCTGGCTCTCAAGATCCTTTCCCAAGACCACAGTTTCAACTTTTTCTAATGTTTTGTAATCATATTTATCTAGATAAGTTCCATATGAATTATGATTGAGAATGGTGTAAAAGTCACCATTTTTCATAGAATGAAAAGATTCCAGGGATTCTGTTCCAAAGGTGTTTTTGACCCAGATATCCTCGAGCGTTATTTCTTTATTTTGTGCATGTAAGGATTGAGTCAGAATTAGAAGGAATACAAGTAAAATTCTCATGTGAAGATTTTTGAAATAATTGCCAAGTTTACTAAAAATATATGACTTGAATTCTGATTTTTGGCATAATCTGAAGATCATTGACAATAATTTCAGAGAAATTATAATGAGAGTTTTTCAAAACAAATTTTAATATTCAAGAAACTTTGAAAAAATAACATTCCTCTGTTGTGTTTCATTCATTTTCTTAGGAAAATCCTTAAAATATATCCACAGATTTTTTCCTTACCTATTGTTTATATTTGTACGGTCTTAACAAAACAATTATGTCAAAACTGGTCAAAGGATTTTCAAAGTTTAGTAAAGTAGAAAAAATAAACTGGCTTGCTGAAAATTTTTTCCTTGATAAAGATTCAGGAATCAGAACATTAGAGCAATATGTAAACAAGGACTCTAAATTACAACAACTGCATGATGAGTTTATTGAAAATACAATCAGTAACTTTTATGTACCCTATGCCATTGCCCCTAATTTCCTGATAAATGGCAAGCCCTATGCGATTCCAATGGCGATCGAGGAAAGTTCCGTGGTTGCGGCAGCCGCTTTGACAGCAAAATTCTGGAGTGATCGAGGAGGGTTTAAGGCTGAAGTTATTTCGACTCGAAAAGTTGGTCAGGTTCATTTTATTTACAAGGGAAGTCCTGAAGCTCTTGAATCATACTTTCAAGCCGTAAAAGACGATTTGATAAAAGCAACGGACCATATCACTGAGAATATGAGAAAAAGAGGAGGTGGAATAGTGGCGATTGAGCTTAGAGATAAAAGGGAATCCCTCGACGATTATTATCAGCTTCATGTGATTTTTGAAACAGGTGATTCAATGGGTGCCAATTTTATAAACTCCTGTCTTGAGGCTATAGCTTCTTCTTTTGAAAAGGAAGGGATACAAATTGTGATGAGTATTTTATCGAATTATGTTCCCGAATGCCTTGTGAGGGCAGAGGTGAGTTGTAAGGTACAAGACTTTTTTCCGGAAAACCCAAGGCTTTATGCTGAAAAATTTGTTCAGGCCGTTGATATTGCGAGGATAGAGCCTTTTCGGGCCGTAACCCATAATAAAGGAATTATGAATGGGATAGATGCCGTGGTACTGGCAACCGGGAACGATTTCAGAGCTGTGGCGGCCGGAGCTCATGCCTATGCTTCCAGAGATGGACAATACAGAAGTCTTACAGATGCGAGAATCATAGAAGAGGATTTTATTTTTTCTATTGAACTTCCGCTGTCACTTGGAACTGTTGGTGGTCTAACGAAATTACATCCTCTGGCGAAACTTTCGATGGAGATATTGCAAAACCCAACAGCGAAGGACCTCATGCAGATTGTTGCTGTTGCAGGGCTTGCACAGAATTTTGCAGCCCTTAGGGCCCTAACAACTACGGGTATTCAGCAGGGTCACATGAAGATGCATTTGCTGAATATTTTAAATCAGCTGGAGGCAAATGTGCACGAAAAGGAAGTGATTACCAAAGCCTTCACTGGAAAAACGGTTTCTCACAGCGCCGTTGCAGAATATCTTCACAGCCTGAGAACAGATCAATAAATAGGGTCTGGTTATAAAAAAATAAATTATTTCTATTTGATTCTTTTGACAACAGGCCTATCTAATGCGTATCTTTGAATAAAAATTAAATAACTTCAAAAAATAATATTATGTCATTTCAATTACCAACATTACCATATGCATATGACGCTTTAGAGCCTCATATTGACGCCATGACAATGGAGATCCACCATTCAAAACATCATAATGGATATACCAACAATCTAAACAATGCCATAAACGGAACGGACCTGGAAGGGAAATCCATCGAGGAGATTCTGGAGAACCTCGATATGTCAAACGCTGCCGTTAGAAATAACGGAGGAGGCTTTTACAATCACGACCTGTTTTGGAAAGTAATGTCTCCTAACGGAGGAGGTGCTGCTACCGGAGCTGTTGCTGATGCGATTAATGAAGCTTTTGGCTCCTTTGATTCTTTTGTTGAAGCTTTTTCAAAAGCTGCAGCTACCCGTTTTGGATCGGGATGGGCCTGGTTATGCGTGCATGAAGGAGGTAAGGTAGAGGTTTGTTCAACAGCAAATCAGGATAATCCAGTGATGCCTGAAATGGGTTGTTCAGGAACTCCGATTTTAGCTCTTGATGTATGGGAACACGCTTATTACCTGAACTATCAAAACAGAAGGCCTGATTATATCAAAGCATTCTTCAATGTCATTAACTGGGAAGAGGTTAACAGAAGATATGCCGAGGGCAAATAAGAAAACATCTTACTAAATTTGATTAACCACGGATTGACTCCGTGGTTAATTTTTTACAGAAAATCCGATCCATGAATTCCAGAAAAATTGCCTTCCTGCTGGCCTTTTTAGCCGCCTTAATTTACGGGGTGAGCTTTACAGTGGCCAAAGAGGTAATGCCAGAATACGTCAAGCCTTTTGGGTTCATTTTGCTTCGGGTTCTCGGGGCAACAATTTTATTTTGGGTCGTAGGGCTTTTCATCAGCAAAGAAGGGATCGAACTTAAGGATTATCCCAGGCTTTTAATGGGAGCTGTTTTTGGAATTGCGTTGAATCAGCTCAGTTTTTTCAAGGGATTAAGTATGACTACACCGATTAATGCCTCTGTAATCATGGTGTCCTCCCCAATTCTTGTGTTGATATTTTCTTCGATAATCATAAAGGAAAGAGCAACTAAGAAAAAGATTCTGGGAATCTTTATCGGATTGACCGGGGCAGTCGTTTTGATTGTATTTGGGAAAGATAATAGCGTTGCCTCGAATGCCACCCTGGGGAACGCCCTGGTTTTCCTGAATGCCACCTCATATTCTCTGTATCTGATCCTGATCAAAAACCTTACAAAGCGCTATCATGCAATCACACTTGCCAAATGGCTTTATCTGTTTGGTCTGATTATGGTGGTCCCTTTTGGGATGTCTGAACTCAATGCTGTTGAGTGGACTATCATTCCATCTTCAATCTATTACAGAATCGGTTTTGTAATTCTGTTTACCAGTTTTATGACCTATATGTTTAATCTGTTTGCAATAAAACAGCTTAAACCGACCACTTTAAGTATTTTTATCTACCTGCAGCCTGTCATAGCCAGCATTTACGCTCTGATCGTCGGAAGTGATGAACTTAGTTATACCAAAATTCTCGCCACCTTATTAATTTTTACCGGAGTATATCTGGTGACGCTTAAGCCAAAAGAACGTTTCGACTGAATTTAATATCTGAGATTATGCCATATGAGACGATATTTTTATTTTAACTTTGCTCAAATTAAAAGAAAACGATGATACAATCGATGACCGGATACGGAAAATCCATCATTCAACTGGATACTAAAAAGATCAGTATTGAATTAAAATCTTTAAACAGTAAAAATCTCGATATCAATGCACGATTTCCCGGGATTTACAAAGAAAAGGAAATAGAGGTAAGAAAGCTCCTCGCCAACCGTTTGGTTCGCGGTAAGATAGATATGTCATTTTACATTGAAACTACAGCCGAAGAGACATCGACAAAGATCAACAAGGGAATCGTTAGCGGATATATCAAACAACTGGAAGAGATTCACAAGGAAGCAGATATCCTGTCCATAGCCATGCGTCTTCCGGATGTTCTAAAAACGGAACGAGAAGAGCTTGATCCTCAGGAATGGATGGAAATAGAGAAGGGAATCGAGGAAGCCATGAAAGCGTTACAGGAATACAGAGTATCAGAAGGGAATGAGTTAAAAAATGATTTTGAAACCAGGATAAAAGTATTGAAAGCCAAACTCAAAGAAGTTATTGATTTGGATGGCGACCGTCTGGATCAGGTCAGGTTAAGGCTGAACAAATCAATTAAAGAACTGGAACAAAATGTGGACCAGAATCGTTTTGAACAGGAGTTGATCTATTATCTTGAAAAACTGGATATCACTGAAGAAAAAGTTCGTTTGACAAATCATCTTGACTACTTTTTAAAGGAACTGGAAGTAAAAGTTTCAAATGGAAAGAAACTTGGATTTATTTCTCAGGAAATAGGGCGAGAGATCAATACGATTGGTTCAAAAGCCAATTTTGCCCCAATGCAAAAGGTAGTGGTTGAAATGAAAGATGAGTTGGAAAAAATCAAGGAACAATTGCTAAATGTCCTTTAAATATGGAAAATAAAAAAGGAAAACTGATTGTTTTTTCAGCTCCGTCGGGATCGGGTAAAACAACAATTGTTCATCATTTGTTAGAAGTGAAAAAAGAAGTTCTGGACTTTTCCGTTTCGGCAACATCAAGGGAAAGGAGAGGAACTGAGATCGATGGAAAAGACTATCATTTCTTAAGTCCTGAAGAATTTAAAAAACATATTGAGGCTGATGATTTTGTGGAATGGGAAGAGGTTTACAAAGACAATTTCTACGGAACACTGAAGTCTGAAGTAGAACGTATCTGGTCAGAGGGCAAGCATGCTATTTTTGACATTGATGTGATCGGGGGCTTAAAGATCAAAGAAAAGTTTCCGGAAAAAACGCTTGCGGTCTTTGTAAAGGCACCTTCACTGGAGATCATGGAAAAGAGGCTTAGGGGAAGAGATACAGAGTCTGAGGAGAAAATACAGGTCCGACTGGCTAAGGCGGAAAGGGAATTGTCATTTGCCGGAAAGTTTGATTATATCCTTGTAAATGATAATCTTTCAAAGGCGCAGAAAGAAGCCGAAGATGTAATTGATCAATTCATTTCATAATCTTTTTTGAGAAGAAAATGAAAATAGGTTTGTTTTTTGGAAGTTTTAATCCGGTTCATGTCGGACATCTGATCATTGCCAATCATATCGTGGAGAATTCAGACCTGGATGAAGTCTGGATGGTAGTTACTCCTCACAATCCACTTAAAAAAAAGCAAAGCCTTTTGGATGATCACCACAGATATCAGCTTGTTCTTGAGGCCACAGAAGACTATCCGAAAATTAAACCGAGCAATATTGAATTTGGACTGCCTCAACCGAATTATACGATTAATACTTTGATTTATCTTGGAGAAAAATATCCAAAGCATCACTTTAATCTAATTATGGGAAGGGATAACCTGAATTCCTTTAAAAAATGGAAAAATTATGATAGAATTCTCGAATATCATGATTTGTACGTTTATCCCAGGGTTACAGCTTCGTCTACAATACCTGAACTAATTAACCATGAGCGGGTCCATCTTATCGATGCTCCCATTGTTGAAATATCCTCCACGGCCATAAGAAAAGCAATAAAAGAAGGAAAGAATATAAGGCCATTGATGCCATACAGAGCATGGTCTTACCTGGATGAAATGAATTTTTATAAGTAAATTTTGCCCAATTTTTTCAGTATCATCAGATTTCTTATCCCAAGTCAGAACATAAAAACATTGTATATTTGTGCAATTGATCAGGCATGGGAAAAAGTAGAAAAGAAAAGATAAAAGACAAGTTAACCTTTAAGTACCGATTCGTGGTTCTTAATGAGGATACTTTTGAAGAGCGGTTTTCTTTCAAATTAAATCGTTTAAATGCTTTTGTTCTGGGAGCGGTTTTTTCTATTTTGCTGATCAGTCTGACCATAGTTTTTATTACCCTGACCCCTTTAAAGGAATACATTCAGGGTTACTCTTCCTCGGAATTGCAAAAGGAGGCCACGAGCCTTGTCTATAAAGTAGACTCGCTTAATAAAGCCCTTACTGTAAACGACCTTTACATTGAAAATATTCAACAGGTGCTCAAAGGGGAGATCAAGCGGGTATCTTTTGATAAAGATTCAGTTCTAAAGCAGTTTCAAATTGAAGAAATTGATTTTGCACCCTCTTCGGTGGATTCGATGTTTAGAGAAGAAGTTGAACAAAAAGACAGATTTAGCGTTTTTCAGCAGGCTGAAAGAAATACGGATATTGTATTTACATCTCCGATAAAAGGGGAGGTGACCCAATTATACGACGATCAGGAAAAACATTTAGCGGTAGATATTGCTGTAGATGAAGATACACCAGTTAAAGCCGTTGCAGATGGGACGGTGATTTTCAAAGGCTTTACTGCGGATACCGGATATGTTATCATCCTAGAACACGGTCAGGGATTTACTTCTGTTTATAAGCACAACGCATCCATTTTTAAGGAGCAGGGGGAACTGGTAAAAAGTGGTGAAGTAATTGCCAGCGCAGGTTCTACAGGAACATTTTCAACGGGGGCACATCTGCATTTTGAATTATGGAATGACGGATACCCGGTCAATCCGAGTAATTATATAAGTTTTGAATAATCGCAGGGGTATTCAGTCCCTTATTTATATTTGAAATAGTGATTAAATCTTTTTTTGCAAAAATATACGCAGGGATCGTGGCCAGGCAAGTCTACAAATGGGCAAATGATCCTGTCGGAACTCAGGAAAAAGTATTCCGCAACCTTATACATACCGCAAGAAATACAGCTTTTGGCACGGATCATCACTTTTCTGAAATAGATGATTATGAATCGTTCAAAAAGATGGTTCCGGTCCGAGATTATGAAGGCTTAAAAGATTATATAGAGCGAATTAGGCTCGGTGAAAAGGATGTGCTATGGAAAGGAAAGCCGATTTATTTTGCAAAAACTTCAGGCACTACTTCAGGGGCAAAATATATTCCTATCTCAAAGGAGTCCATGCCCTACCAGATTGCAGCGGCAAAAGAGGCTCTTCTTCTGTATATTGCTGAAACGGGTAATGCAGATTTTGTTGATGGTAAAATGATTTTCCTCCAAGGTTCACCTGAAATCGATGGCAGCGAAAAAATAAAAACAGGGAGACTCTCCGGAATTGTGGCGCATTACGTGCCTAAATATCTGCAAAAAAACAGGTTGCCTTCTTGGGAGACCAATTGTATAGAAGACTGGGAATCGAAAGTTGATGCTATTGTGGAGGAAACTGTAATTGAAGATATGCGGCTTATCAGCGGAATTCCTTCCTGGGTGCAAATGTATTTTGAAAAACTGATCCGGCATAAAGGAAAGAAGGTCTCTGAAATATTTCCAAATTTTAAACTCTTTGTTTATGGCGGGGTCAACTACGAACCGTACCGGCAGAATATGGAAGACCTTATTGGAAAAAAAGTAGATTCTATAGAATTGTTTCCCGCATCGGAAGGGTTTTTTGCCTATCAGGACAGGCAACAAAAGGCTTCCGATGGGGATAAGGGCATGTTACTCCTCCTAAACAGTGGTATATTTTACGAGTTTATTGCAGCGGATGATTTTTTTAACGAAAATCCTGATAGAATTACAATCAAGGATGTCGAACTAGGGGTGAATTATG
This DNA window, taken from Lutimonas zeaxanthinifaciens, encodes the following:
- a CDS encoding S9 family peptidase yields the protein MRILLVFLLILTQSLHAQNKEITLEDIWVKNTFGTESLESFHSMKNGDFYTILNHNSYGTYLDKYDYKTLEKVETVVLGKDLESQGLKYFEDYIFSDDESKLIIGVNLERIYRRSEKGKYYVYDLKSKSLELIADQNIQEPTFSPNGKYVAYVYMNNLYVKDLSTKKIKQVTTDGEINKIINGVTDWVYEEEFSIVRAFEWNSDSSKIVFIRFDETEVPEFSMDVYGKDLYPSQQVFKYPKAGEKNSKLELHLFDINSDNLSKIDLNGFENYYIPRIQWTQDPDKLVITTLNRHQNSLDLISFDAQSKKLSLLLNEKDEAYVDENYKLSFLEDNSFIWESERDGFNHLYHYNSKGELKNQITSGNWEVTSYYGFDKRSNKVFYQSTEEGSINRSIYSINLNGKKKKKLNKYIGINSAAFSNSLNYFVNTYSSATNPTTYTLFDAKTGDEIKEIKNNLNLAERLTEYNLPVKEFSTLKTKNGEFNMWMIKPVDFDPNKKYPLLMFQYSGPGSQSVANRWNNAWRHDYWHMMLTQKDFIVVCVDGRGTGFKGRDFKKVTYKELGKYEIEDQIESAIELGKRAYIDEDRIGIWGWSYGGFMSSLAITKGADVFKMAIAVAPVTNWRYYDTVYTERYMQTPQENASGYDENSPVNFAEMLKGDYLLIHGTGDDNVHVQNAMQMANALVEANKEFEYFVYPDRAHGIYKGKNTRLHLFKKMTTFIDRSLGEPSQEKQNIID
- a CDS encoding hydroxymethylglutaryl-CoA reductase, degradative, which encodes MYGLNKTIMSKLVKGFSKFSKVEKINWLAENFFLDKDSGIRTLEQYVNKDSKLQQLHDEFIENTISNFYVPYAIAPNFLINGKPYAIPMAIEESSVVAAAALTAKFWSDRGGFKAEVISTRKVGQVHFIYKGSPEALESYFQAVKDDLIKATDHITENMRKRGGGIVAIELRDKRESLDDYYQLHVIFETGDSMGANFINSCLEAIASSFEKEGIQIVMSILSNYVPECLVRAEVSCKVQDFFPENPRLYAEKFVQAVDIARIEPFRAVTHNKGIMNGIDAVVLATGNDFRAVAAGAHAYASRDGQYRSLTDARIIEEDFIFSIELPLSLGTVGGLTKLHPLAKLSMEILQNPTAKDLMQIVAVAGLAQNFAALRALTTTGIQQGHMKMHLLNILNQLEANVHEKEVITKAFTGKTVSHSAVAEYLHSLRTDQ
- a CDS encoding superoxide dismutase; amino-acid sequence: MSFQLPTLPYAYDALEPHIDAMTMEIHHSKHHNGYTNNLNNAINGTDLEGKSIEEILENLDMSNAAVRNNGGGFYNHDLFWKVMSPNGGGAATGAVADAINEAFGSFDSFVEAFSKAAATRFGSGWAWLCVHEGGKVEVCSTANQDNPVMPEMGCSGTPILALDVWEHAYYLNYQNRRPDYIKAFFNVINWEEVNRRYAEGK
- a CDS encoding DMT family transporter, whose protein sequence is MNSRKIAFLLAFLAALIYGVSFTVAKEVMPEYVKPFGFILLRVLGATILFWVVGLFISKEGIELKDYPRLLMGAVFGIALNQLSFFKGLSMTTPINASVIMVSSPILVLIFSSIIIKERATKKKILGIFIGLTGAVVLIVFGKDNSVASNATLGNALVFLNATSYSLYLILIKNLTKRYHAITLAKWLYLFGLIMVVPFGMSELNAVEWTIIPSSIYYRIGFVILFTSFMTYMFNLFAIKQLKPTTLSIFIYLQPVIASIYALIVGSDELSYTKILATLLIFTGVYLVTLKPKERFD
- a CDS encoding YicC/YloC family endoribonuclease → MIQSMTGYGKSIIQLDTKKISIELKSLNSKNLDINARFPGIYKEKEIEVRKLLANRLVRGKIDMSFYIETTAEETSTKINKGIVSGYIKQLEEIHKEADILSIAMRLPDVLKTEREELDPQEWMEIEKGIEEAMKALQEYRVSEGNELKNDFETRIKVLKAKLKEVIDLDGDRLDQVRLRLNKSIKELEQNVDQNRFEQELIYYLEKLDITEEKVRLTNHLDYFLKELEVKVSNGKKLGFISQEIGREINTIGSKANFAPMQKVVVEMKDELEKIKEQLLNVL
- the gmk gene encoding guanylate kinase, translating into MENKKGKLIVFSAPSGSGKTTIVHHLLEVKKEVLDFSVSATSRERRGTEIDGKDYHFLSPEEFKKHIEADDFVEWEEVYKDNFYGTLKSEVERIWSEGKHAIFDIDVIGGLKIKEKFPEKTLAVFVKAPSLEIMEKRLRGRDTESEEKIQVRLAKAERELSFAGKFDYILVNDNLSKAQKEAEDVIDQFIS
- the nadD gene encoding nicotinate (nicotinamide) nucleotide adenylyltransferase; this encodes MKIGLFFGSFNPVHVGHLIIANHIVENSDLDEVWMVVTPHNPLKKKQSLLDDHHRYQLVLEATEDYPKIKPSNIEFGLPQPNYTINTLIYLGEKYPKHHFNLIMGRDNLNSFKKWKNYDRILEYHDLYVYPRVTASSTIPELINHERVHLIDAPIVEISSTAIRKAIKEGKNIRPLMPYRAWSYLDEMNFYK
- a CDS encoding M23 family metallopeptidase, translated to MGKSRKEKIKDKLTFKYRFVVLNEDTFEERFSFKLNRLNAFVLGAVFSILLISLTIVFITLTPLKEYIQGYSSSELQKEATSLVYKVDSLNKALTVNDLYIENIQQVLKGEIKRVSFDKDSVLKQFQIEEIDFAPSSVDSMFREEVEQKDRFSVFQQAERNTDIVFTSPIKGEVTQLYDDQEKHLAVDIAVDEDTPVKAVADGTVIFKGFTADTGYVIILEHGQGFTSVYKHNASIFKEQGELVKSGEVIASAGSTGTFSTGAHLHFELWNDGYPVNPSNYISFE
- a CDS encoding GH3 auxin-responsive promoter family protein, producing MVIKSFFAKIYAGIVARQVYKWANDPVGTQEKVFRNLIHTARNTAFGTDHHFSEIDDYESFKKMVPVRDYEGLKDYIERIRLGEKDVLWKGKPIYFAKTSGTTSGAKYIPISKESMPYQIAAAKEALLLYIAETGNADFVDGKMIFLQGSPEIDGSEKIKTGRLSGIVAHYVPKYLQKNRLPSWETNCIEDWESKVDAIVEETVIEDMRLISGIPSWVQMYFEKLIRHKGKKVSEIFPNFKLFVYGGVNYEPYRQNMEDLIGKKVDSIELFPASEGFFAYQDRQQKASDGDKGMLLLLNSGIFYEFIAADDFFNENPDRITIKDVELGVNYVLIISTNAGLWSYNIGDTIAFTSLSPYRVVVTGRIKHFISAFGEHVIGKEVEESLQHAVKLSDALVKEFTVAPQVNPEDGALPYHEWFIEFEKEPVDMESFADELDQEMQRQNSYYFDLLQGNILQRLIIRRVQKNGFDQYMRSVGKLGGQNKIPRLSNDRKIADRLATRID